In Nocardioides faecalis, the following proteins share a genomic window:
- a CDS encoding HNH endonuclease signature motif containing protein, protein MTLTQTPPQPLTAAVGTARHALAEVRDMQPLYLDRDEKEVLLVQLAGLQAQVDELRLRTLAVSSDVAEEHGTRDVTQWLAATVHADPVRMRGDEKLAHALDGRFPATAAVMASGGVNLDQARVIAECLDDLPDRIGVEAKAQAETDLLGFAREFGPADLRRLGRAILHVCAPEIADAEDARRLQEQEKHAAEKSSVRFRPLGDGTTRVSMRLADAMAGRLGTYLDSFTSPRGLEGTCPEAERLPRHRRLALAFGTVLEHLDPRRLPEHGGDATTVIVTVGLEQLRSGLGAATLTTPLTADGAGEVSATEARRLACTAGIIPAVLGGQGEVLDLGRKQRLFSPAIRRALGLKQKTCAAEGCTVPARWCEAHHLVPWSQGGHTRLKDAKLFCGFDHHRMHDPAYDRELLPDGQVRFHRKT, encoded by the coding sequence ATGACGCTGACGCAGACCCCACCGCAGCCGCTCACGGCTGCCGTCGGGACTGCGCGGCACGCGCTGGCCGAGGTCCGCGACATGCAGCCGCTCTACCTGGACCGGGACGAGAAGGAAGTGCTGCTCGTCCAGCTCGCCGGGCTGCAGGCGCAGGTCGACGAGCTCCGGCTGCGCACCCTGGCGGTCTCTTCTGATGTGGCGGAGGAGCACGGCACGCGCGACGTGACGCAGTGGCTCGCCGCGACCGTGCACGCGGACCCGGTGCGGATGCGTGGGGACGAGAAGCTCGCGCACGCGCTCGACGGGCGGTTCCCCGCGACGGCGGCGGTGATGGCGTCGGGTGGTGTGAACCTCGACCAGGCGCGGGTCATCGCCGAGTGTCTGGACGACCTGCCCGACCGGATCGGGGTCGAGGCGAAGGCGCAGGCCGAGACCGACCTGCTGGGGTTCGCCCGCGAGTTCGGGCCCGCGGACCTGCGGCGGCTCGGACGCGCGATCCTGCACGTCTGTGCACCGGAGATCGCGGACGCTGAGGACGCGCGGCGGTTGCAGGAGCAGGAGAAGCACGCCGCGGAGAAGTCGTCGGTGCGGTTCCGGCCGCTGGGGGACGGCACGACCCGGGTCTCGATGCGGCTGGCCGATGCGATGGCGGGGCGGTTGGGGACCTACCTGGACTCGTTCACCAGCCCGCGAGGCCTCGAGGGGACGTGTCCGGAGGCGGAGCGGTTGCCGCGGCACCGGCGCCTGGCGCTGGCGTTCGGCACGGTGCTGGAGCACCTCGACCCGCGCAGGCTGCCCGAGCACGGCGGGGATGCGACCACGGTCATCGTGACGGTCGGGTTGGAGCAGCTGCGCTCCGGTCTCGGTGCCGCGACCCTGACCACCCCGCTGACGGCGGACGGTGCAGGGGAGGTCTCCGCGACCGAGGCCCGTCGCCTGGCGTGCACGGCCGGCATCATCCCCGCGGTGCTGGGCGGCCAGGGTGAGGTGCTCGACCTGGGACGCAAGCAGCGGTTGTTCAGCCCCGCGATCCGCCGAGCGCTCGGATTGAAGCAGAAGACCTGTGCCGCCGAGGGCTGCACGGTGCCCGCGCGGTGGTGCGAAGCGCACCACCTCGTCCCGTGGAGCCAGGGCGGCCACACCAGGTTGAAGGACGCGAAGCTGTTCTGCGGCTTCGACCACCACCGGATGCATGACCCGGCCTACGACCGCGAGCTGTTGCCCGACGGGCAGGTCCGATTCCACCGGAAGACGTAG
- a CDS encoding multicopper oxidase family protein — MPAPMSPLSRRGLLTATGLLGAGALLRSAGPAAGADTTGGGLTRWLKSPLLFHSPDVAPFRDTMPVPQVIDSSDVTVTARNTMHRFHRDWDRVPSFAYGDETHLGPTLISHRDQPWRLRTRNELGAHPLAKDVDHSLHNVPHDFGTRPRTSTHLHGGVTPPEADGHPLDFVAPGEQLTYEFPVRQEATHLWYHDHSMATTRLNVAAGLAGMNLVRDEFDTGRPDNPLGLPAGDFEVPLVLQEKIFGPGGTLNIRSTWIVPEGKWEGGAVGDVGLVNGVVWPELPVARGLYRFRVINAGSFSVWRLFFSNRMRFWVIGNDGGLLDAPVATTALRLSPAERVDILVDFSGLRPGESVELRNDEKPPGQAAILGEVTMPLFCRFTATSARGFTGAVPARLRGGRNRPPALAPLTRPVRRRVLTVLQDTDVRLPPALMSLNNLGFTTTDIEKPVQGTTEIWELVNITPDPHAIHVHLVHARILERQALRSTAYQLANPRPLHGKRWTPDPDRFVTGTPTPPAAWEAGLKDTVLSDGNSVTRVLVHWPTAEELGFDPDLAFTPQGATARAELAGDGHAGHGTSSGSGSGAGTGETGPGGGATTADGKVRGYLWHCHMLDHEDHDMMLPLRVVAP; from the coding sequence ATGCCCGCACCGATGTCGCCGCTCAGCCGGCGCGGCCTGCTCACGGCGACCGGCCTGCTCGGGGCGGGCGCCCTGCTGCGCTCGGCCGGCCCGGCGGCGGGCGCGGACACGACGGGCGGCGGCCTGACCCGATGGCTGAAGTCGCCGCTGCTGTTCCACTCCCCCGACGTCGCGCCGTTCCGCGACACCATGCCGGTGCCGCAGGTGATCGACAGCAGCGACGTCACCGTCACCGCGCGCAACACCATGCACCGCTTCCACCGCGACTGGGACCGGGTGCCGTCGTTCGCGTACGGCGACGAGACCCACCTCGGCCCCACGCTCATCAGCCACCGCGACCAGCCGTGGCGGCTGCGCACCCGCAACGAGCTCGGCGCCCACCCCCTCGCCAAGGACGTCGACCACTCGCTGCACAACGTGCCGCACGACTTCGGCACCCGGCCGCGCACCAGCACCCACCTGCACGGCGGCGTCACCCCGCCCGAGGCGGACGGCCACCCGCTGGACTTCGTGGCGCCGGGCGAGCAGCTGACCTACGAGTTCCCGGTGCGCCAGGAGGCCACCCACCTGTGGTACCACGACCACTCCATGGCCACGACGCGGCTCAACGTCGCCGCCGGCCTGGCCGGGATGAACCTGGTCCGCGACGAGTTCGACACCGGGCGCCCGGACAACCCGCTGGGCCTGCCGGCCGGTGACTTCGAGGTCCCGCTGGTGTTGCAGGAGAAGATCTTCGGCCCCGGCGGGACCCTGAACATCCGCTCCACCTGGATCGTGCCGGAGGGCAAGTGGGAGGGCGGCGCGGTCGGCGACGTCGGCCTGGTCAACGGGGTGGTGTGGCCCGAGCTGCCGGTGGCCCGCGGGCTCTACCGGTTCCGGGTGATCAACGCCGGCTCGTTCAGCGTGTGGCGGCTGTTCTTCTCCAACCGGATGCGGTTCTGGGTGATCGGCAACGACGGCGGGCTGCTCGACGCCCCGGTCGCCACCACCGCGCTGCGGCTGTCCCCGGCCGAGCGGGTCGACATCCTGGTGGACTTCTCCGGGCTGCGCCCCGGCGAGAGCGTCGAGCTGCGCAACGACGAGAAGCCTCCCGGCCAGGCCGCGATCCTCGGCGAGGTCACGATGCCGCTGTTCTGCCGCTTCACCGCCACCTCCGCGCGCGGCTTCACCGGCGCCGTACCGGCGCGGCTGCGCGGCGGGCGGAACCGCCCGCCGGCGCTGGCCCCCCTCACCCGGCCGGTACGACGCCGGGTGCTCACCGTGCTCCAGGACACCGACGTGCGGCTGCCGCCGGCGCTGATGAGCCTGAACAACCTGGGCTTCACCACCACCGACATCGAGAAGCCGGTGCAGGGCACCACCGAGATCTGGGAGCTGGTCAACATCACCCCGGACCCGCACGCGATCCACGTGCACCTGGTGCACGCGCGGATCCTGGAGCGCCAGGCGCTGCGCAGCACCGCCTACCAGCTGGCCAACCCTCGTCCGCTGCACGGCAAGCGGTGGACCCCCGACCCCGACCGGTTCGTCACCGGCACCCCCACGCCGCCGGCGGCCTGGGAGGCAGGCCTCAAGGACACGGTCCTGTCCGACGGCAACTCCGTCACCCGGGTGCTGGTGCACTGGCCGACGGCCGAGGAGCTCGGCTTCGACCCCGACCTCGCCTTCACCCCGCAGGGCGCCACCGCCCGCGCCGAGCTGGCCGGCGACGGCCACGCCGGCCACGGCACCAGCTCGGGCAGCGGCTCGGGCGCCGGCACCGGCGAGACCGGCCCCGGCGGCGGTGCGACCACCGCGGACGGCAAGGTCCGCGGCTACCTGTGGCACTGCCACATGCTCGACCACGAGGACCACGACATGATGCTGCCGTTGCGGGTGGTGGCGCCATGA
- a CDS encoding oxygenase MpaB family protein, which yields MSTATDVTTAPAPTGAPGEVCPTRFKYWERKDLPQWQRRRALFRKLTGHDLFPTDEQARMLCEDQFAGDPVAERFVAEVFFGKEFGHRKGRAMLDQALDHGIETVPEAPESMRELFAELETVPEWVDRDLVEQGAAVWRRWGTMLFSVAGAITLEIYTEGAVAMPLSLSGGYAGDNALRRFLETSKFWIDVSQPGQLFEKNSQARKTAMQVRVMHVAVRKRVGEHPEWDFDGWGLPISQTYEQMTQIGGAVAPSLMLWLAGVQTTPKEMRALIHFNRYMGHLLGVQPRWAPETILEQVQTLMMTTAARSYDAGAAGKELIESFPRAFAPREGQKGLKRLRAAYNYRIYSAYCRLWMAPETYKMYDMPPAFPWLLIIAARWPLMTTVELLRRLPVLKELHGNLMDAHRRQWWEAQMEGRQAEFDASSSLRR from the coding sequence ATGAGCACTGCCACCGACGTCACCACCGCCCCCGCCCCGACCGGCGCACCCGGCGAGGTCTGCCCGACCCGGTTCAAGTACTGGGAGCGCAAGGACCTGCCGCAGTGGCAGCGTCGCCGCGCGTTGTTCCGCAAGCTCACCGGCCACGACCTGTTCCCCACCGACGAGCAGGCCCGGATGCTGTGCGAGGACCAGTTCGCCGGCGACCCGGTGGCCGAGCGCTTCGTCGCCGAGGTGTTCTTCGGCAAGGAGTTCGGGCACCGCAAGGGCCGGGCGATGCTGGACCAGGCCCTCGACCACGGCATCGAGACGGTCCCGGAGGCCCCGGAGTCGATGCGGGAGCTGTTCGCCGAGCTGGAGACCGTGCCGGAGTGGGTGGACCGCGACCTGGTCGAGCAGGGCGCGGCGGTGTGGCGGCGCTGGGGCACGATGCTGTTCAGCGTCGCCGGCGCGATCACGCTGGAGATCTACACCGAGGGCGCAGTGGCGATGCCGCTGTCGCTCTCGGGCGGCTACGCCGGCGACAACGCGCTGCGCCGCTTCCTGGAGACGTCGAAGTTCTGGATCGACGTCTCCCAGCCCGGCCAGCTGTTCGAGAAGAACTCCCAGGCCCGCAAGACCGCGATGCAGGTCCGCGTCATGCACGTGGCCGTGCGCAAGCGGGTCGGCGAGCACCCGGAGTGGGACTTCGACGGCTGGGGCCTGCCGATCAGCCAGACGTACGAGCAGATGACGCAGATCGGCGGCGCCGTCGCGCCGTCGCTGATGCTGTGGCTGGCCGGGGTGCAGACCACGCCCAAGGAGATGCGGGCGCTGATCCACTTCAACCGCTACATGGGCCACCTGCTGGGCGTGCAGCCCCGGTGGGCTCCGGAGACGATCCTGGAGCAGGTCCAGACGCTGATGATGACCACCGCGGCGCGCAGCTACGACGCCGGCGCGGCGGGCAAGGAGCTCATCGAGTCCTTCCCCCGGGCGTTCGCGCCGCGCGAGGGCCAGAAGGGGCTCAAGCGGCTGCGGGCGGCGTACAACTACCGGATCTACTCCGCCTACTGCCGGCTCTGGATGGCCCCGGAGACGTACAAGATGTACGACATGCCGCCAGCGTTCCCGTGGCTGCTGATCATCGCCGCCCGGTGGCCGCTGATGACCACGGTGGAGCTGCTGCGCCGGCTGCCCGTGCTCAAGGAGCTGCACGGCAACCTCATGGACGCCCACCGCCGGCAGTGGTGGGAGGCCCAGATGGAGGGCCGCCAGGCCGAGTTCGACGCCAGCAGCTCGCTGCGCCGCTGA
- a CDS encoding aldo/keto reductase — MTNPTIPTVTLNNGVTMPQLGFGVFQVPDEETEAAVSAALEAGYRSIDTATIYGNERSVGRAIAASGVPREELFLTTKLWNSDHERAVEAYDASVERLGMEADLYLIHWPTPGRDLYLRAWEGLERLYADKRVRAIGVSNFLPEHLDRVVSQRGIVPAVNQIEVHPLLQQRDIQAADTRLGVATEAWSPLAKGGALLAEEAVTAIAERLGRTPAQVVIRWHLQQDRIVIPKTVTPARMAENLDVFDFDLTADDLAALDALEDGTRTGPDPATFNGA, encoded by the coding sequence ATGACGAACCCGACGATCCCGACCGTGACCCTCAACAACGGCGTGACCATGCCCCAGCTCGGTTTCGGCGTCTTCCAGGTGCCCGACGAGGAGACCGAGGCCGCCGTCAGCGCCGCGCTCGAGGCCGGCTACCGCAGCATCGACACCGCCACCATCTACGGCAACGAGCGCAGCGTCGGCCGCGCGATCGCGGCCTCCGGGGTGCCGCGCGAGGAGCTCTTCCTCACCACCAAGCTGTGGAACTCCGACCACGAGCGCGCCGTGGAGGCCTACGACGCCAGCGTCGAGCGGCTCGGCATGGAGGCCGACCTCTACCTGATCCACTGGCCCACCCCGGGCCGCGACCTGTACCTGCGGGCGTGGGAGGGCCTCGAGCGGCTGTACGCCGACAAGCGGGTGCGCGCCATCGGCGTGTCCAACTTCCTGCCCGAGCACCTCGACCGCGTGGTCAGCCAGCGCGGCATCGTGCCCGCGGTCAACCAGATCGAGGTGCACCCGCTGCTGCAGCAGCGCGACATCCAAGCCGCCGACACCCGCCTCGGCGTGGCCACCGAGGCCTGGAGCCCGCTGGCCAAGGGCGGCGCGCTGCTCGCCGAGGAGGCCGTCACCGCGATCGCCGAGCGGCTCGGCCGCACCCCGGCGCAGGTTGTCATCCGCTGGCACCTGCAGCAGGACCGGATCGTGATCCCGAAGACCGTCACGCCCGCCCGGATGGCCGAGAACCTCGACGTCTTCGACTTCGACCTCACCGCCGACGACCTCGCCGCCCTCGACGCGCTCGAGGACGGCACCCGGACCGGGCCGGACCCGGCCACCTTCAACGGCGCCTGA
- a CDS encoding lipocalin-like domain-containing protein, which translates to MAITITEGWNGPGSKDGKLTVVEPKNNALHPSDSKWAFEHWYFDARLDTGHTVVVFLQKRRPEEPPNSKPVVEIVVYFPDGTRRQIIKHYPRMAFEASAEQCRARVAHNTCELVSTDPLPVHRVQVAEDGIEFDFTFTNELPSWMPGEGYTKYGDTDFFAWVVPAPRAKVSGTLSIDGEDIPVDGLGYADHNWGVGNMTRVIERWHWGRLYTDRFSLIYAMVGTQKRFDHHQSQPLMLAMDGEIILSTGELTLTEGPTAYNADARRSYPTWIRMETEASGDGVTDAQVTLQLNVKDVIHGHDLLDDIPVVGTKVGGALLKPIIHKVVGQPGYFRFLSDFELRVTVDGATTVETGTTLHELVALT; encoded by the coding sequence GTGGCGATCACCATCACCGAGGGCTGGAACGGCCCCGGCAGCAAGGACGGCAAGCTGACCGTCGTCGAGCCCAAGAACAACGCGCTGCACCCCAGCGACTCGAAGTGGGCCTTCGAACACTGGTACTTCGACGCGCGCCTGGACACCGGCCACACCGTCGTCGTGTTCCTGCAGAAGCGCCGCCCGGAGGAGCCGCCGAACTCCAAGCCGGTGGTCGAGATCGTCGTCTACTTCCCCGACGGCACGCGCCGCCAGATCATCAAGCACTACCCGCGGATGGCGTTCGAGGCGTCCGCGGAGCAGTGCCGGGCCCGGGTCGCGCACAACACCTGCGAGCTGGTCTCGACCGACCCGCTGCCGGTGCACCGGGTGCAGGTCGCCGAGGACGGCATCGAGTTCGACTTCACCTTCACCAACGAGCTGCCCTCGTGGATGCCCGGCGAGGGCTACACCAAGTACGGCGACACCGACTTCTTCGCCTGGGTGGTGCCCGCCCCGCGGGCGAAGGTCAGCGGGACGCTGTCGATCGACGGGGAGGACATCCCGGTCGACGGCCTCGGGTACGCCGACCACAACTGGGGCGTGGGCAACATGACCCGCGTCATCGAGCGTTGGCACTGGGGCCGGCTCTACACCGACCGGTTCTCGCTGATCTACGCGATGGTCGGCACCCAGAAGCGGTTCGACCACCACCAGTCGCAGCCGCTGATGCTGGCGATGGACGGCGAGATCATCCTGTCCACCGGCGAGCTCACGCTGACCGAGGGCCCCACGGCGTACAACGCGGATGCCCGCCGCAGCTACCCGACCTGGATCCGGATGGAGACCGAGGCCTCCGGGGACGGCGTCACCGACGCCCAGGTGACCCTGCAGCTGAACGTCAAGGACGTCATCCACGGCCACGACCTGCTCGACGACATCCCCGTCGTCGGCACGAAGGTCGGCGGTGCGTTGCTGAAGCCGATCATCCACAAGGTCGTCGGCCAGCCCGGCTACTTCCGCTTCCTCTCCGACTTCGAGCTGAGGGTCACCGTCGACGGCGCGACCACCGTCGAGACCGGTACGACGCTGCACGAGCTGGTCGCGCTCACCTGA